From a region of the Corvus cornix cornix isolate S_Up_H32 chromosome 2, ASM73873v5, whole genome shotgun sequence genome:
- the THNSL1 gene encoding threonine synthase-like 1 isoform X2, with product MQLLHKTLSGLSSCLGKKPTITHQKMFHIFQYQPLRLITQNSLSSVCLKLMLSRPVAFAQIWKSWLSSHSLLGKKNIILMGPPGAGKTTVGRIVGQKLDCPVIDIDDDVLETTWNMSVSEKLQDVGNEEFLEEEGKALLKFSASGSVISLSGSNPMHAAGMQHMKKNGIVVYLDVPTTVIMSRLKSKEMDRIVGLSPGISLKDILQFRKQFYKRWFDIRVLCGGDIAAEVVAEKVLDAVKRYQDSELETFISTRSSRSGRSTEEDSHKFYFSDVVTQGLALDGGLFVPERGLPKFTAEEWQGLIEATYTERAQVILERCIHPDDIPASKLAEIIETAYGENFSCSKIAPVRHLAGNQFLLELFHGPTASFKDFALQLMPHLFAYCIPRSCNYLILVATSGDTGSAVLDGFSRLHDTDKQRIALVNFFPEDGVSPIQKSQMIGCQKENAWSVGVRSDFDFCQTAIKQIFTNSDFTGFLTVEYGTALAAANSINWARLLPQIVYHASAYLDLVHQGIISFGSPVDICIPTGNFGNMLAALYAKMMGIPIRKCICASNENNVLTDFIRTGVYDLRGRKLVSTFSPAVDILKSSNLERYLHLIANEDGQLVTKLFNQLENQGHFQLRKDLLGKLQQDLVAGWCSHEDCLAAIHSVYSTTGYILDTHTAVAKVVADRLQDRTCPIIISSTAHYSKFAPAILRALRIAEINQNPLSQLHLLSSYSALPPIHWGLLETLKKTGNGDHQVCAADMTALMSHIETLIQNHFMKVF from the exons ATGCAACTCTTACACAAGACC ctAAGTGGATTGTCAAGttgtcttggaaaaaaacccacaataacTCATCAGAAgatgtttcacatttttcagtatCAGCCTTTAAGACTAATAACCCAAAACAGTCTTTCTAGCGTGTGTTTAAAACTGATGCTTTCAAGACCTGTTGCATTTGCACAGATATGGAAGTCATGGTTATCAAGTCATTCtcttcttggaaagaaaaatattatccTGATGGGACCTCCAGGTGCTGGGAAAACAACAGTTGGGAGAATAGTAGGCCAGAAACTGGATTGCCCTGTCATAGACATAGATGACGATGTCCTTGAAACAACGTGGAATATGAGCGTGTCAGAAAAACTGCAGGATGTTGGTAATGAGGAATTTctagaggaggaaggaaaagcccTGTTGAAGTTCTCAGCATCTGGAAGTGTAATTTCCCTTAGCGGGTCCAATCCAATGCACGCTGCTGGCATGCagcacatgaagaaaaatggaatagTTGTATATCTGGATGTGCCCACAACAGTCATTATGAGCAGGCTGAAATCAAAGGAAATGGATCGTATAGTGGGCCTGTCTCCTGGTATTTCTCTCAAGGACATACTTCAATTTAGGAAGCAGTTCTACAAAAGGTGGTTTGACATCCGTGTTCTTTGTGGAGGGGATATTGCAGCAGAGGTTGTAGCAGAAAAGGTACTTGACGCTGTGAAGAGATACCAAGACTCAGAACTGGAAACTTTCATTTCAACGAGGTCTAGTAGGTCTGGAAGGAGTACGGAAGAAGACTCTCATAAATTCTATTTCAGTGACGTTGTTACTCAGGGCTTAGCCCTTGATGGAGGACTCTTTGTTCCTGAGAGAGGACTTCCAAAATTCACTGCTGAAGAATGGCAAGGTCTGATAGAAGCAACTTACACTGAAAGAGCCCAGGTGATACTAGAAAGATGCATACATCCTGATGATATTCCTGCTTCTAAGCTGGCAGAAATTATTGAAACTGCATATGGAGAAAACTTCAGTTGTTCTAAAATTGCCCCAGTTAGGCATCTGGCAGGAAACCAGTTCCTTCTTGAGTTATTTCATGGACCAACAGCATCGTTTAAAGATTTTGCATTACAGTTGATGCCACATTTATTTGCCTACTGCATTCCCAGAAGTTGCAATTACTTGATTCTGGTAGCTACttctggggacacagggagtgCTGTTCTAGATGGCTTTAGTCGTCTCCATGACACTGACAAACAGAGAATTGCTCtggtgaatttttttcctgaggatggAGTAAGCCCAATTCAAAAATCACAAATGATTGgctgtcagaaagaaaatgcttggTCAGTGGGTGTCAGatctgattttgatttttgcCAGACAGCTATAAAGCAAATCTTTACTAACTCTGATTTTACTGGCTTTCTTACAGTAGAATATGGAACAGCTTTAGCTGCAGCAAACTCCATAAACTGGGCACGACTGCTTCCTCAGATAGTTTATCATGCCTCTGCATACCTTGATCTTGTTCATCAAGGTATTATTTCTTTTGGAAGCCCTGTAGATATTTGCATTCCTACGGGAAACTTTGGCAACATGTTAGCTGCTCTCTATGCTAAAATGATGGGCATTCCtattagaaaatgtatttgtgcttccaatgaaaacaatgttttgaCTGACTTCATAAGAACAGGTGTTTATGATTTGAGGGGAAGAAAATTAGTTTCCACTTTTTCGCCAGCAGTAGATATTTTGAAGTCCTCCAATCTTGAGCGATACTTACACCTGATTGCTAATGAAGATGGACAACTGgtgacaaaattatttaatcagCTGGAAAATCAGGGCCACTTCCAGCTGCGGAAAGATCTACTTGGAAAGCTTCAACAGGACTTAGTGGCTGGCTGGTGCTCTCATGAGGACTGCCTGGCTGCCATTCACTCTGTGTACAGTACTACAGGATATATTTTGGATACACACACAGCTGTAGCTAAAGTAGTTGCAGATCGATTACAAGATAGAACTTGCCCAATTATTATTTCATCTACAGCTCATTATTCTAAGTTTGCACCTGCTATCTTGAGGGCCTTGAGGATTGCAGAAATAAACCAGAATCCATTAAGTCAGCTACACCTGCTGAGTTCTTACAGTGCTCTGCCTCCAATCCACTGGGGCCTATTAGAGACCctgaaaaagacaggaaatggGGATCACCAGGTCTGTGCTGCTGATATGACTGCACTGATGTCCCATATAGAAACCTTAATTCAAAATCATTTTATGAAAGTTTTTTGA
- the THNSL1 gene encoding threonine synthase-like 1 isoform X1 — protein MQLLHKTQLSGLSSCLGKKPTITHQKMFHIFQYQPLRLITQNSLSSVCLKLMLSRPVAFAQIWKSWLSSHSLLGKKNIILMGPPGAGKTTVGRIVGQKLDCPVIDIDDDVLETTWNMSVSEKLQDVGNEEFLEEEGKALLKFSASGSVISLSGSNPMHAAGMQHMKKNGIVVYLDVPTTVIMSRLKSKEMDRIVGLSPGISLKDILQFRKQFYKRWFDIRVLCGGDIAAEVVAEKVLDAVKRYQDSELETFISTRSSRSGRSTEEDSHKFYFSDVVTQGLALDGGLFVPERGLPKFTAEEWQGLIEATYTERAQVILERCIHPDDIPASKLAEIIETAYGENFSCSKIAPVRHLAGNQFLLELFHGPTASFKDFALQLMPHLFAYCIPRSCNYLILVATSGDTGSAVLDGFSRLHDTDKQRIALVNFFPEDGVSPIQKSQMIGCQKENAWSVGVRSDFDFCQTAIKQIFTNSDFTGFLTVEYGTALAAANSINWARLLPQIVYHASAYLDLVHQGIISFGSPVDICIPTGNFGNMLAALYAKMMGIPIRKCICASNENNVLTDFIRTGVYDLRGRKLVSTFSPAVDILKSSNLERYLHLIANEDGQLVTKLFNQLENQGHFQLRKDLLGKLQQDLVAGWCSHEDCLAAIHSVYSTTGYILDTHTAVAKVVADRLQDRTCPIIISSTAHYSKFAPAILRALRIAEINQNPLSQLHLLSSYSALPPIHWGLLETLKKTGNGDHQVCAADMTALMSHIETLIQNHFMKVF, from the exons ATGCAACTCTTACACAAGACC cagctAAGTGGATTGTCAAGttgtcttggaaaaaaacccacaataacTCATCAGAAgatgtttcacatttttcagtatCAGCCTTTAAGACTAATAACCCAAAACAGTCTTTCTAGCGTGTGTTTAAAACTGATGCTTTCAAGACCTGTTGCATTTGCACAGATATGGAAGTCATGGTTATCAAGTCATTCtcttcttggaaagaaaaatattatccTGATGGGACCTCCAGGTGCTGGGAAAACAACAGTTGGGAGAATAGTAGGCCAGAAACTGGATTGCCCTGTCATAGACATAGATGACGATGTCCTTGAAACAACGTGGAATATGAGCGTGTCAGAAAAACTGCAGGATGTTGGTAATGAGGAATTTctagaggaggaaggaaaagcccTGTTGAAGTTCTCAGCATCTGGAAGTGTAATTTCCCTTAGCGGGTCCAATCCAATGCACGCTGCTGGCATGCagcacatgaagaaaaatggaatagTTGTATATCTGGATGTGCCCACAACAGTCATTATGAGCAGGCTGAAATCAAAGGAAATGGATCGTATAGTGGGCCTGTCTCCTGGTATTTCTCTCAAGGACATACTTCAATTTAGGAAGCAGTTCTACAAAAGGTGGTTTGACATCCGTGTTCTTTGTGGAGGGGATATTGCAGCAGAGGTTGTAGCAGAAAAGGTACTTGACGCTGTGAAGAGATACCAAGACTCAGAACTGGAAACTTTCATTTCAACGAGGTCTAGTAGGTCTGGAAGGAGTACGGAAGAAGACTCTCATAAATTCTATTTCAGTGACGTTGTTACTCAGGGCTTAGCCCTTGATGGAGGACTCTTTGTTCCTGAGAGAGGACTTCCAAAATTCACTGCTGAAGAATGGCAAGGTCTGATAGAAGCAACTTACACTGAAAGAGCCCAGGTGATACTAGAAAGATGCATACATCCTGATGATATTCCTGCTTCTAAGCTGGCAGAAATTATTGAAACTGCATATGGAGAAAACTTCAGTTGTTCTAAAATTGCCCCAGTTAGGCATCTGGCAGGAAACCAGTTCCTTCTTGAGTTATTTCATGGACCAACAGCATCGTTTAAAGATTTTGCATTACAGTTGATGCCACATTTATTTGCCTACTGCATTCCCAGAAGTTGCAATTACTTGATTCTGGTAGCTACttctggggacacagggagtgCTGTTCTAGATGGCTTTAGTCGTCTCCATGACACTGACAAACAGAGAATTGCTCtggtgaatttttttcctgaggatggAGTAAGCCCAATTCAAAAATCACAAATGATTGgctgtcagaaagaaaatgcttggTCAGTGGGTGTCAGatctgattttgatttttgcCAGACAGCTATAAAGCAAATCTTTACTAACTCTGATTTTACTGGCTTTCTTACAGTAGAATATGGAACAGCTTTAGCTGCAGCAAACTCCATAAACTGGGCACGACTGCTTCCTCAGATAGTTTATCATGCCTCTGCATACCTTGATCTTGTTCATCAAGGTATTATTTCTTTTGGAAGCCCTGTAGATATTTGCATTCCTACGGGAAACTTTGGCAACATGTTAGCTGCTCTCTATGCTAAAATGATGGGCATTCCtattagaaaatgtatttgtgcttccaatgaaaacaatgttttgaCTGACTTCATAAGAACAGGTGTTTATGATTTGAGGGGAAGAAAATTAGTTTCCACTTTTTCGCCAGCAGTAGATATTTTGAAGTCCTCCAATCTTGAGCGATACTTACACCTGATTGCTAATGAAGATGGACAACTGgtgacaaaattatttaatcagCTGGAAAATCAGGGCCACTTCCAGCTGCGGAAAGATCTACTTGGAAAGCTTCAACAGGACTTAGTGGCTGGCTGGTGCTCTCATGAGGACTGCCTGGCTGCCATTCACTCTGTGTACAGTACTACAGGATATATTTTGGATACACACACAGCTGTAGCTAAAGTAGTTGCAGATCGATTACAAGATAGAACTTGCCCAATTATTATTTCATCTACAGCTCATTATTCTAAGTTTGCACCTGCTATCTTGAGGGCCTTGAGGATTGCAGAAATAAACCAGAATCCATTAAGTCAGCTACACCTGCTGAGTTCTTACAGTGCTCTGCCTCCAATCCACTGGGGCCTATTAGAGACCctgaaaaagacaggaaatggGGATCACCAGGTCTGTGCTGCTGATATGACTGCACTGATGTCCCATATAGAAACCTTAATTCAAAATCATTTTATGAAAGTTTTTTGA
- the THNSL1 gene encoding threonine synthase-like 1 isoform X3, whose product MFHIFQYQPLRLITQNSLSSVCLKLMLSRPVAFAQIWKSWLSSHSLLGKKNIILMGPPGAGKTTVGRIVGQKLDCPVIDIDDDVLETTWNMSVSEKLQDVGNEEFLEEEGKALLKFSASGSVISLSGSNPMHAAGMQHMKKNGIVVYLDVPTTVIMSRLKSKEMDRIVGLSPGISLKDILQFRKQFYKRWFDIRVLCGGDIAAEVVAEKVLDAVKRYQDSELETFISTRSSRSGRSTEEDSHKFYFSDVVTQGLALDGGLFVPERGLPKFTAEEWQGLIEATYTERAQVILERCIHPDDIPASKLAEIIETAYGENFSCSKIAPVRHLAGNQFLLELFHGPTASFKDFALQLMPHLFAYCIPRSCNYLILVATSGDTGSAVLDGFSRLHDTDKQRIALVNFFPEDGVSPIQKSQMIGCQKENAWSVGVRSDFDFCQTAIKQIFTNSDFTGFLTVEYGTALAAANSINWARLLPQIVYHASAYLDLVHQGIISFGSPVDICIPTGNFGNMLAALYAKMMGIPIRKCICASNENNVLTDFIRTGVYDLRGRKLVSTFSPAVDILKSSNLERYLHLIANEDGQLVTKLFNQLENQGHFQLRKDLLGKLQQDLVAGWCSHEDCLAAIHSVYSTTGYILDTHTAVAKVVADRLQDRTCPIIISSTAHYSKFAPAILRALRIAEINQNPLSQLHLLSSYSALPPIHWGLLETLKKTGNGDHQVCAADMTALMSHIETLIQNHFMKVF is encoded by the coding sequence atgtttcacatttttcagtatCAGCCTTTAAGACTAATAACCCAAAACAGTCTTTCTAGCGTGTGTTTAAAACTGATGCTTTCAAGACCTGTTGCATTTGCACAGATATGGAAGTCATGGTTATCAAGTCATTCtcttcttggaaagaaaaatattatccTGATGGGACCTCCAGGTGCTGGGAAAACAACAGTTGGGAGAATAGTAGGCCAGAAACTGGATTGCCCTGTCATAGACATAGATGACGATGTCCTTGAAACAACGTGGAATATGAGCGTGTCAGAAAAACTGCAGGATGTTGGTAATGAGGAATTTctagaggaggaaggaaaagcccTGTTGAAGTTCTCAGCATCTGGAAGTGTAATTTCCCTTAGCGGGTCCAATCCAATGCACGCTGCTGGCATGCagcacatgaagaaaaatggaatagTTGTATATCTGGATGTGCCCACAACAGTCATTATGAGCAGGCTGAAATCAAAGGAAATGGATCGTATAGTGGGCCTGTCTCCTGGTATTTCTCTCAAGGACATACTTCAATTTAGGAAGCAGTTCTACAAAAGGTGGTTTGACATCCGTGTTCTTTGTGGAGGGGATATTGCAGCAGAGGTTGTAGCAGAAAAGGTACTTGACGCTGTGAAGAGATACCAAGACTCAGAACTGGAAACTTTCATTTCAACGAGGTCTAGTAGGTCTGGAAGGAGTACGGAAGAAGACTCTCATAAATTCTATTTCAGTGACGTTGTTACTCAGGGCTTAGCCCTTGATGGAGGACTCTTTGTTCCTGAGAGAGGACTTCCAAAATTCACTGCTGAAGAATGGCAAGGTCTGATAGAAGCAACTTACACTGAAAGAGCCCAGGTGATACTAGAAAGATGCATACATCCTGATGATATTCCTGCTTCTAAGCTGGCAGAAATTATTGAAACTGCATATGGAGAAAACTTCAGTTGTTCTAAAATTGCCCCAGTTAGGCATCTGGCAGGAAACCAGTTCCTTCTTGAGTTATTTCATGGACCAACAGCATCGTTTAAAGATTTTGCATTACAGTTGATGCCACATTTATTTGCCTACTGCATTCCCAGAAGTTGCAATTACTTGATTCTGGTAGCTACttctggggacacagggagtgCTGTTCTAGATGGCTTTAGTCGTCTCCATGACACTGACAAACAGAGAATTGCTCtggtgaatttttttcctgaggatggAGTAAGCCCAATTCAAAAATCACAAATGATTGgctgtcagaaagaaaatgcttggTCAGTGGGTGTCAGatctgattttgatttttgcCAGACAGCTATAAAGCAAATCTTTACTAACTCTGATTTTACTGGCTTTCTTACAGTAGAATATGGAACAGCTTTAGCTGCAGCAAACTCCATAAACTGGGCACGACTGCTTCCTCAGATAGTTTATCATGCCTCTGCATACCTTGATCTTGTTCATCAAGGTATTATTTCTTTTGGAAGCCCTGTAGATATTTGCATTCCTACGGGAAACTTTGGCAACATGTTAGCTGCTCTCTATGCTAAAATGATGGGCATTCCtattagaaaatgtatttgtgcttccaatgaaaacaatgttttgaCTGACTTCATAAGAACAGGTGTTTATGATTTGAGGGGAAGAAAATTAGTTTCCACTTTTTCGCCAGCAGTAGATATTTTGAAGTCCTCCAATCTTGAGCGATACTTACACCTGATTGCTAATGAAGATGGACAACTGgtgacaaaattatttaatcagCTGGAAAATCAGGGCCACTTCCAGCTGCGGAAAGATCTACTTGGAAAGCTTCAACAGGACTTAGTGGCTGGCTGGTGCTCTCATGAGGACTGCCTGGCTGCCATTCACTCTGTGTACAGTACTACAGGATATATTTTGGATACACACACAGCTGTAGCTAAAGTAGTTGCAGATCGATTACAAGATAGAACTTGCCCAATTATTATTTCATCTACAGCTCATTATTCTAAGTTTGCACCTGCTATCTTGAGGGCCTTGAGGATTGCAGAAATAAACCAGAATCCATTAAGTCAGCTACACCTGCTGAGTTCTTACAGTGCTCTGCCTCCAATCCACTGGGGCCTATTAGAGACCctgaaaaagacaggaaatggGGATCACCAGGTCTGTGCTGCTGATATGACTGCACTGATGTCCCATATAGAAACCTTAATTCAAAATCATTTTATGAAAGTTTTTTGA